From Rattus rattus isolate New Zealand chromosome 17, Rrattus_CSIRO_v1, whole genome shotgun sequence, the proteins below share one genomic window:
- the Arl2bp gene encoding ADP-ribosylation factor-like protein 2-binding protein, with translation MDALEEESFALSFSSASDAEFDAVVGCLEDIIMDAEFQLLQRSFMDKYYQEFEDTEENKLTYTPIFNEYISLVEKYIEEQLLERIPGFNMAAFTTTLQHHKDEVAGDIFDMLLTFTDFLAFKEMFLDYRAEKEGRGLDLSSGLVVTSLCKSSSTPASQNNLRH, from the exons ATGGACGCCCTAGAGGAAGAGAGCTTCGCGCTGTCCTT CTCCTCTGCCTCTGATGCAGAATTCGATGCTGTGGTTGGATGTTTAGAGGACATTATTATGG ATGCTGAGTTCCAGCTACTGCAGAGAAGCTTCATGGACAAGTACTACCAGGAATTTGAAGACACTGAAGAGAATAAGCTCACCTATACTCccatttttaatgaatat ATTTCCCTGGTAGAGAAGTACATTGAAGAGCAGTTGCTGGAGCGTATCCCAGGCTTCAATATGGCAGCCTTCACCACCACATTGCA GCACCATAAGGATGAAGTGGCTGGCGACATCTTTGACATGCTGCTCACATTCACGGATTTCCTGGCTTTCAAGGAGATGTTCCTGGACTACAGAGCA GAAAAGGAAGGCCGAGGACTGGACTTAAGCAGCGGCTTGGTGGTGACTTCTCTGTGTAAGTCATCTTCTACGCCAGCTTCCCAGAACAACCTACGGCACTAG